A region of Paractinoplanes abujensis DNA encodes the following proteins:
- a CDS encoding ATP-dependent Clp protease ATP-binding subunit, giving the protein MFERFTDQARRVVVLAQEEARLLNHPSIGTEHLLLGLIAEGDGIAGQALRTVGITADIVRDHLPEGTTTPGTHMPFTPRAKKVLELSLREALQLGHNYIGTEHILLGLIREDKGLLPTAPDAVRDAVLTLLRGAPETAVALPSTILDQFGVNLTQLARDGKLDPVIGRDPEVERVMVVLSCRTKNNPILLGEPGVGKTSVVDGLSRRIVRGDVPDNLRAKQVYTLDMSSLVAGSRYRGDFEERLKKVVKECHTRGDIILFIDEIHTIVGAGAAEGAIDAASILKPMLARGELQTIGATTTTEYRKHFEKDKALARRFQPVQVDEPTYAQTIEILKGLRDSYEAHHRVSYTDGALTAAVTLADRYVADRFLPDKAIDLIDEAGSRARIRQLTEPGRNAALTRLRREKEAAIDAQDFERAARIRDDEKKAVAQKLVEVDHEQIAEVLAGWTGIPVFKLTEEETVRLLHMEDELHRRIVGQGEAVAAVSRAIRRTRAGLKDPRRPSGSFIFAGPSGVGKTSLARALAAFLFGSDDALVQFDMSEFHDRSTVSRLVGAPPGYVGYDEGGQLTEKVRRKPFSVVLFDEVEKAHPDVFNTLLQILEDGRLTDGQGRIVDFKNTVIIMTTNLGTRSFSGVPLGFGAVEEAPGRQVREALKQHFRPEFLNRIDDTIVFPPLGHDDVLQIVGIMMNRIEAQLRNKDIALELTDRARAHLAARGFDPVLGARPLRRTIQREVEDTLAEKILFNELRPGHQVVIDADDEGLLFTERQPVAD; this is encoded by the coding sequence GTGTTCGAACGGTTCACCGACCAGGCCCGCCGAGTTGTGGTGCTGGCTCAAGAAGAAGCCCGCCTGCTCAACCACCCCAGCATCGGCACCGAACATCTACTGCTGGGTCTCATCGCCGAGGGCGACGGCATCGCCGGCCAGGCTTTGCGCACCGTCGGCATCACCGCCGACATTGTTCGCGACCACTTGCCGGAAGGAACCACCACTCCGGGCACTCACATGCCGTTCACTCCGCGGGCCAAGAAAGTGCTCGAACTGTCGCTGCGCGAAGCTCTGCAGCTCGGCCACAACTACATCGGCACCGAGCACATCCTGCTGGGTCTGATCCGCGAGGACAAAGGCCTTTTGCCGACCGCCCCGGACGCCGTACGCGATGCCGTGCTGACGTTGCTCAGAGGGGCTCCCGAGACGGCCGTCGCGCTTCCGTCGACGATTCTCGACCAGTTCGGCGTGAACCTGACCCAGCTGGCCCGCGACGGCAAACTCGACCCGGTGATCGGCCGCGACCCGGAAGTCGAACGCGTCATGGTCGTGCTGTCGTGCCGCACCAAGAACAACCCGATCCTGCTGGGCGAGCCGGGAGTCGGTAAGACCTCGGTCGTCGACGGACTGAGCCGGCGCATCGTCCGCGGCGACGTCCCCGACAATTTGCGCGCCAAACAGGTCTACACGCTTGACATGAGCTCGCTCGTGGCCGGCTCGCGCTACCGCGGCGACTTCGAGGAGCGCCTCAAAAAGGTCGTCAAGGAATGCCACACCCGCGGCGACATCATCCTGTTCATCGACGAGATCCACACGATCGTGGGCGCCGGCGCGGCCGAAGGCGCGATCGACGCCGCCAGCATCCTCAAACCCATGCTGGCCCGCGGCGAGCTGCAGACCATCGGCGCCACGACCACCACCGAATACCGTAAGCACTTCGAGAAGGACAAGGCGCTGGCCCGGCGCTTCCAGCCGGTGCAGGTCGACGAGCCCACGTACGCGCAAACCATCGAGATCCTGAAAGGGCTGCGCGACAGTTACGAGGCCCACCACCGGGTCTCCTACACCGATGGCGCCCTGACCGCGGCGGTGACTCTGGCCGACCGCTACGTCGCCGACCGTTTCCTGCCCGACAAGGCGATCGACCTGATCGACGAGGCCGGTTCCCGGGCCCGGATCCGGCAATTGACCGAGCCCGGCCGCAATGCCGCGCTGACCCGGCTGCGGCGCGAGAAGGAAGCGGCGATCGACGCCCAGGATTTCGAGCGGGCCGCCCGGATTCGCGACGACGAGAAGAAAGCGGTGGCCCAGAAGCTGGTGGAGGTCGACCACGAGCAGATCGCAGAGGTGCTGGCCGGCTGGACGGGCATTCCCGTCTTCAAGCTGACCGAGGAGGAAACCGTCCGGCTGTTGCACATGGAGGACGAACTGCACCGCCGCATTGTCGGTCAGGGTGAGGCCGTGGCCGCGGTGTCGCGCGCGATCCGCCGTACGAGGGCCGGGTTGAAAGATCCCCGGCGGCCCTCGGGGTCGTTCATCTTCGCCGGACCGTCCGGCGTCGGAAAGACCTCGCTGGCCCGGGCGCTGGCCGCCTTCCTGTTCGGCTCGGACGACGCGCTGGTGCAATTCGACATGTCGGAATTCCACGACCGTTCCACCGTGTCCCGGCTCGTCGGCGCCCCACCCGGATACGTCGGCTACGACGAGGGCGGCCAGCTCACCGAGAAGGTCCGCCGCAAGCCGTTCTCGGTCGTGCTCTTCGATGAGGTCGAGAAGGCCCATCCCGACGTGTTCAACACCCTGCTGCAGATTCTCGAGGACGGCCGGCTGACCGACGGGCAGGGCCGGATCGTCGACTTCAAGAACACGGTCATCATCATGACGACCAACCTGGGCACACGTTCGTTCTCCGGAGTGCCGCTCGGTTTCGGCGCGGTCGAGGAAGCTCCCGGACGGCAGGTGCGGGAGGCGCTGAAACAGCATTTCCGCCCCGAATTCCTCAACCGCATCGACGACACGATCGTGTTCCCGCCGCTCGGGCACGACGACGTGCTGCAGATCGTCGGCATCATGATGAACCGCATCGAGGCCCAGCTCCGCAACAAGGACATCGCCCTCGAGCTCACCGATCGAGCCCGCGCTCATCTGGCCGCCCGAGGATTCGACCCGGTGCTCGGGGCCCGTCCGCTGCGGCGCACGATCCAGCGCGAGGTCGAGGACACGCTGGCCGAGAAGATCCTGTTCAACGAGCTGCGCCCCGGACACCAGGTGGTGATCGACGCCGACGACGAAGGGTTGCTGTTCACCGAACGCCAGCCGGTCGCCGATTAG